In the Zingiber officinale cultivar Zhangliang chromosome 5A, Zo_v1.1, whole genome shotgun sequence genome, aaataaaaaaGCTGCATCAAATATACCAAGAACAATGAGTAGCCCAAGTTACATTATGTGCGAGCATGAAGCACGGATCAGCAAAAGGCAAACAAAAAGAGCAAGCTCAGGTTGCCTTTCGATTCACTTTCAGGTATGGCAGTGCACCGATCACATTGTCATAATCGCTTCTGTTAACTGGGTGCTGCAAAGAAAAATTCAGGCGTGTTTCAGAAACAAACTGAAATGATGTGAAGAAATACCACTGATTAAGCATTCAGGATGCAAAGAGATGAACAATTGTGAGCACACATAATTAAGTTTCGACGTGAAGTTGAACGGCAGGAGATATGAGGCAAATACCACTGATTAAGCATTCAGGATGCAAAGAGATGAACAATTGTGAGCACACATAATTAAGTTTTGAGTGAAGTTGAACGGCGGGAGATATGAGGCAAAACAACAGAACTACGAGGTGTGTAACCCTGAGGCGATCTTACCTATGACATGTAAGTAAACACATCAAACATAGCAAACTGACACAGAATAGCACTGAACTGCATCACTTAGAGTTTTGTTGGCCCCATGGGCCACTAGCTACTAAGCGTAATTGATTATTTGGCTCAAACAGAAGAtatcagcattctctttttcttcaaaataaaaAAGGTAccctttaaaaaatatatatattttacacgAAACTGGAGTGTCTAggtaaaattctaaaattaacatTCCCCTGAGGCAAATTGTTAAGAACAGTTTTACAAGCGCAATGCTGAAAGGTAATACCTGAACAGAATAGCATAGTCATAGTGTTTCAATGGTTAGATGATAGACCAATCCAGAACTACAGGTGAGGAGGTATTTTTCTAGAGCGTTGATATTTAAGATTCAAACCATCAAACAAGAGGTGTTTCAATATGATATTCACTGCTGACTCAAGGCATCGGCTAGTCAAACTTCTAATAACATTATAAAATTCTAGAATAGACAGTTTTCCTTTAACATCTTAGACCTGTTTAAATTGCATAAAAGATACCCACGTAGTTGCAATTTATGATCGGCAACAATTAGGGTACTGTACTAAATATTTCAAGTTTTAAGAATTTCTTAGGTTAGCTATTAGGTCTTGGTCTTTGCTGAAATGAATATCCATCCAGCTCTTTTGTCGCACACAATGTCACAAGAAATTTGTGAAACCGATAGGGTGCCATAAGCCAATTCCATGTCACCAGATTTGCATCTAAACCAATGTCCAAAATCTGAATCTATGTATTTCTTAATGTCGGAGATAAGATAAAATAGCACAGGGTTCTTAACATCAAAAGTTCCTAAGTTCCTAAGCATATACAACAAACAAATACAAATGCATTGGTGTGTGTCAGGAAGAACAAAAGCAGTTTGTATCAAATATTTGCTACTTTGACATGAAGGGTCTGCTTCCTTGAGTGGATAAGTCAAAAGATGGATTTACAACACAAGTTGAACGATAAATCATCCTTCTATTGTTCCCTTTGTTGGACAAAGAGAGAAAATAGATATTTGAAGAGATCAATTTGAGAATCCATCCTTTGGAACTCTTCTGCTCGAAATAGGATGGAAACCTAATTATCATTTATTGGACATAAAAAAACCCATCGATCCACTAGGATAATTTCCCTTGTACCATGTTTGTGACCAATTTCTGCAACCTCCAGAAATGAACCAAAAAAGAGAATCTCAACAATAAGATGTTTATCTGATACAGAAGTTCTAAACACCATGTAATATCGACATATTCATAAAATGAAATACCAAAATTCCTAATGAAAGACAACCAGAAATCATACATAAGAGAAGCAAGTGTGGATGAGTGATCAGAGGGATCAACTTACCATTTTGGAAAGTCGGAGCTTCCTCTTGGTGTTCTTTTTCCTCAACAAGTGCTGCTTCCCGGCCCGTCTCCTCACAATCTTCCCTCTTCCGGTCACTCGAAATCTCTTTGCCGAAGCCTTAAAAGTCACAAAGGGCCAAACTTTCCGTGTCATAGCAGatgaaagagggagagaaaaggcAGGAAGGGCGATACCTTGTGGGTCTTCATCTTGTAGCCCTTGGAGGCGAAGACGGTGAAGGCGGAAGGCCTTCCGGAGGAGGAAGGGGAAGGGCAGGGATCTCGGCTGAGTAGAAGGGGGGAACCGGAAATGGAAGTGAAGGAGCCGAGGCTGCGGTGAAGGGAGATGACGGCGTGAGAGGAAGAGAGGCGGAGGCCATTGGAGGAATGGAATGGAGGCAGGGAGAAAGCAAACGGCCTCGCAAAACAGAGAGAAAATGAGGCCATGGATTGCGTTATCTGTGATTTCTGGCCCTTCTCAGCGATGAAAGGCTTTGAGGACGAAAGGAGTCGGAAGGCGAGAAGTCGTGGATATTATTATGGGTACTTTTgttaagttatcatgtataaacATTAGTTATATAATTATCatataatcacataatcaagattataaaatataaaatataatcaaatgattatccttaattacaaaactaactatagataataataataataataataataatattattattattattatttaaactctattatattttactatattttcatgtttttttatttatatatattttattttattttattttattttattttatgttttttaatttttaatttttaatttttaatttttaattttttaagttttttttatttttttattttt is a window encoding:
- the LOC121980802 gene encoding 50S ribosomal protein L35, chloroplastic-like, producing the protein MASFSLCFARPFAFSLPPFHSSNGLRLSSSHAVISLHRSLGSFTSISGSPLLLSRDPCPSPSSSGRPSAFTVFASKGYKMKTHKASAKRFRVTGRGKIVRRRAGKQHLLRKKNTKRKLRLSKMHPVNRSDYDNVIGALPYLKVNRKAT